From Deinococcus sp. Marseille-Q6407, one genomic window encodes:
- the ddrC gene encoding DNA damage response protein DdrC — MKNAPLILEFGSVRLPVSADGLLRASSALEQLDAGRVDWDWFSEKYGLQGARRDFGDGPEPTLSVAEFTALTFRLDTPAARRWRKRAQDLLTAALQGDVKLAAQIAERNPDPDARRWLAARLESTEARRQLMSTVARRGGHGTVYRQLGSLSNRSVLGMNSTALRRERGVKNTRDGLNSAELLRMAYLDTATARALEEQDVQGNAAILAVHGETLAREQRLWDAGALPRSG; from the coding sequence ATGAAGAACGCTCCTCTGATTCTGGAATTCGGCAGTGTGCGCCTGCCTGTCAGCGCCGATGGGCTGCTGCGGGCCAGCAGCGCGCTGGAGCAGCTGGACGCCGGGCGGGTGGACTGGGACTGGTTCAGCGAGAAGTACGGCTTGCAGGGCGCTCGGCGCGATTTCGGTGACGGCCCCGAGCCCACGCTCAGCGTGGCGGAATTCACGGCGCTGACTTTCCGGCTGGACACCCCGGCGGCGCGTCGCTGGCGCAAGCGGGCGCAGGACCTGCTGACGGCGGCGCTGCAGGGCGATGTCAAACTGGCCGCCCAGATTGCCGAGCGCAACCCCGACCCGGACGCCCGGCGCTGGCTGGCCGCCCGGCTGGAAAGCACTGAGGCCCGCCGCCAGCTGATGAGCACCGTGGCCCGCCGCGGTGGGCACGGCACGGTCTACCGGCAGCTGGGCAGCCTCAGCAACCGCTCGGTGCTGGGCATGAACAGCACTGCCCTGCGGCGCGAGCGCGGCGTAAAAAACACCCGCGACGGCCTGAACAGCGCCGAACTGCTGCGGATGGCTTATCTGGACACCGCTACTGCCCGCGCCCTGGAAGAACAGGACGTGCAGGGCAACGCGGCCATTCTGGCGGTTCACGGCGAGACGCTGGCCCGTGAGCAGCGCCTCTGGGACGCCGGCGCCCTGCCGCGCAGCGGCTGA
- a CDS encoding Crp/Fnr family transcriptional regulator: protein MTTSEPSSLAWYLKNTELFSDLELADLEHMAAAAQTRTFRAGEVIYRMDDPADALYLVHSGMVKIYKLFPNGKEAILGVVGPQDCFGEMLLRPGERRPTQAEALEPTRLIALPQAELSQLIQAQLDLALRLIGLLAARLFETQHWSATVSAYSAGERVASLLARLGREFGVTHPEGTELNLKLNQEDLARMIGATRETVSHSLHKLRREGAIVRQRTPFILNLEALEAYVDSSAR from the coding sequence GTGACAACTTCCGAACCCTCCAGCCTGGCCTGGTATCTGAAAAATACAGAACTCTTCTCTGACCTGGAGTTGGCCGATCTGGAGCATATGGCTGCCGCTGCACAGACCCGGACCTTCCGCGCCGGCGAAGTGATTTACCGCATGGATGACCCTGCTGACGCCCTGTATCTGGTGCACAGCGGCATGGTCAAAATCTACAAGCTGTTTCCCAACGGCAAAGAGGCGATTCTGGGCGTGGTGGGCCCCCAGGACTGCTTCGGGGAAATGCTGCTGCGCCCCGGTGAGCGCCGCCCCACCCAGGCTGAGGCACTGGAACCCACCCGCTTGATTGCGCTGCCGCAGGCCGAGCTGAGCCAGCTGATTCAGGCGCAGCTGGACCTGGCCCTCAGACTGATCGGGCTGCTGGCCGCCCGGCTGTTCGAGACCCAGCACTGGAGTGCCACGGTCAGCGCCTATTCGGCCGGCGAGCGCGTGGCCAGCCTGTTGGCGCGGCTGGGGCGCGAATTTGGCGTGACACACCCCGAGGGCACCGAGCTGAACCTGAAGCTGAACCAAGAAGACCTGGCCCGGATGATTGGGGCCACCCGCGAAACGGTCAGCCACTCGCTGCACAAGCTGCGCCGCGAAGGGGCCATCGTGCGCCAGCGCACGCCTTTTATCCTGAATCTGGAAGCGCTGGAAGCCTACGTGGATTCCTCGGCCCGCTGA